In Planctomycetia bacterium, one DNA window encodes the following:
- the rpmF gene encoding 50S ribosomal protein L32, whose translation MVPARRSSKSMTRKRRAHHALKAANLPACPKCGAAKRPHRACSNCGYVNNKIALKIKTEEE comes from the coding sequence ATGGTTCCAGCCAGACGTAGCTCCAAGTCCATGACCCGCAAGCGCCGAGCGCATCACGCGCTGAAGGCGGCGAATCTGCCGGCCTGCCCGAAATGCGGCGCGGCGAAGCGCCCCCACCGGGCCTGTTCGAACTGCGGATACGTGAACAACAAGATTGCGCTCAAGATCAAGACCGAAGAGGAGTAG
- a CDS encoding ketoacyl-ACP synthase III, whose amino-acid sequence MPRPLGVKISGSGCAVPERVLPNQYFVERLDTTDEWIRERTGILERRICSEKESTATLATAAARDALADAGMTPEDIDLIIVSTITPECPFPSTACFVQEALTKRTIPAFDLAAACSGFIYGFITATSLLQTGTFRNILVIGAETMSRITDYEDRATCILFGDGAGAVVLSAVPDASGPALLHHKMHAEGNGFSMLCVPGGGSRTPASQMTINERLHYIKMQGREVYKLAVKRNLELVESTLKEVGVKPDELAIVIPHQSNLRIIESVRERLGLPPERMFCNIQKYGNTSAASVPLGLNECRKTGRVKSGDLVLMVAFGAGLTWGSVLIRV is encoded by the coding sequence ATGCCTAGACCGCTCGGCGTCAAGATCAGCGGATCGGGCTGCGCGGTTCCCGAGCGCGTCCTGCCGAATCAATACTTCGTCGAACGGCTCGATACGACCGACGAGTGGATTCGCGAACGGACCGGCATCCTCGAACGCCGCATCTGCTCCGAGAAGGAAAGCACCGCCACCTTGGCGACGGCCGCCGCGCGCGATGCCCTGGCCGACGCCGGGATGACGCCCGAGGACATCGACCTGATCATCGTCAGCACGATCACGCCGGAATGCCCGTTTCCGTCGACGGCCTGTTTTGTGCAGGAGGCGTTGACCAAGCGGACGATTCCCGCGTTTGATCTTGCTGCCGCGTGCAGCGGGTTCATTTACGGTTTCATCACCGCGACGAGCCTGCTTCAGACCGGCACGTTTCGGAACATCCTCGTGATCGGTGCCGAGACGATGTCACGCATCACCGACTACGAAGATCGTGCGACGTGCATCCTCTTCGGCGATGGCGCCGGCGCCGTGGTGCTGTCGGCCGTGCCCGATGCGTCCGGTCCGGCCCTGTTGCATCACAAGATGCACGCCGAGGGCAATGGTTTCTCCATGCTGTGCGTGCCGGGCGGCGGATCGCGAACCCCCGCCTCGCAAATGACGATCAATGAGCGGCTGCACTACATCAAGATGCAGGGCCGTGAAGTCTACAAACTGGCGGTTAAGCGAAACCTGGAACTGGTCGAGTCGACGCTCAAAGAAGTCGGCGTCAAGCCGGACGAGCTGGCCATTGTCATACCGCACCAGTCGAACCTTCGGATCATCGAAAGCGTCCGGGAGCGACTCGGCCTGCCGCCGGAGCGCATGTTTTGCAATATCCAGAAGTATGGAAACACGTCCGCCGCGTCGGTGCCGCTGGGGCTGAACGAGTGCCGCAAGACCGGCCGCGTCAAATCCGGCGATCTCGTGCTGATGGTCGCGTTCGGTGCCGGTTTGACCTGGGGGTCGGTGCTGATTCGCGTTTGA
- the fabD gene encoding ACP S-malonyltransferase produces MSKTAIIFPGQGAQQVGMGKDIAEASSEARAVFEQADDLLKLPLSRLCFDGPADRLNATDMSQPAIFVTSVAIWRAMLANGLADEFAPQAMAGLSLGEYTALHLAGWIGFEEGLKLVARRGRLMQDAAEASQGGMVSVLGLDEARTAELCKEAAQGEVLVPANFNCPGQIVISGAATACARAVALAEKYGARMVPLAVAGAFHSSLMEPAAAGLESALRAVPIVKGPLGVVSNVSADYHATPDTVRTLLRDQVAQPIRWQASMERLIADGFERFVEVGPGRVLTGLMKKINRKVTALNFSTAASLVRDSASV; encoded by the coding sequence TTGAGTAAGACAGCGATCATTTTCCCCGGACAGGGCGCCCAGCAGGTGGGCATGGGCAAGGATATCGCCGAGGCCTCGAGCGAGGCCCGCGCGGTCTTCGAACAGGCCGACGACCTCCTGAAGCTCCCGCTGTCGCGCCTGTGCTTCGACGGTCCGGCCGACCGGCTGAATGCCACAGATATGTCACAGCCCGCGATCTTTGTCACCTCCGTCGCCATCTGGCGCGCGATGCTGGCCAACGGCCTGGCCGACGAATTCGCGCCGCAAGCCATGGCCGGCCTCTCCCTCGGTGAGTACACGGCCCTGCACCTGGCAGGCTGGATCGGCTTCGAAGAAGGCCTGAAACTGGTTGCCAGGCGTGGCCGGCTGATGCAGGATGCAGCCGAGGCGTCCCAGGGAGGCATGGTCTCGGTCCTGGGTCTTGACGAGGCGCGGACAGCCGAGCTTTGCAAAGAGGCTGCACAAGGGGAAGTCCTTGTGCCAGCGAACTTTAACTGCCCTGGTCAGATTGTGATTTCCGGTGCGGCGACGGCGTGTGCGCGTGCGGTTGCCTTGGCCGAGAAGTACGGCGCACGGATGGTTCCGCTGGCGGTGGCGGGGGCATTTCACTCGTCGCTGATGGAACCGGCCGCTGCGGGGCTGGAATCCGCCTTGCGGGCCGTCCCGATCGTGAAAGGGCCGCTGGGAGTGGTATCAAATGTCTCGGCGGACTATCATGCGACCCCTGATACGGTTCGGACCCTGCTGCGGGACCAGGTGGCGCAGCCGATTCGTTGGCAGGCCTCGATGGAGCGTCTGATCGCCGACGGGTTCGAGCGATTCGTGGAAGTCGGCCCCGGCCGAGTGCTGACGGGTCTGATGAAAAAGATCAACCGCAAGGTGACGGCGCTGAATTTTTCAACGGCGGCGTCGCTGGTGCGAGATTCGGCATCGGTGTGA
- the plsX gene encoding phosphate acyltransferase PlsX, with product MRIAIDAMGGDHAPAEIVRGAVEGLSYLGPGDELILLGKEDLVRAHLGNDASNKQIAIQHCPEVIEMDDSPVEALRQKKNSSIMIMAKLASERAVDAVISAGNTGACAAACQLKMRTLAGLQRPGIAVVLPSFHGPLTVCDVGANVAPKPHHLLQYAQMASAYAEAVLKIKGPRVGLLSIGSEEVKGSPLVKQTHELLKQDPSVNFVGNIEGRELFNGACEVAVCDGFVGNVVLKLVEGLSHGIFETIKHEIEQEDAELAHRFEPVVKKIWARHDYSEYGGAPLLGVDGVCIICHGSSDRRAIKNAVRVSVDYVKSGVNEMILSRLTEEVANA from the coding sequence ATGCGGATCGCCATTGATGCGATGGGGGGCGACCATGCTCCGGCCGAGATTGTTCGCGGCGCGGTGGAGGGCCTTTCTTACTTAGGCCCTGGTGACGAGCTTATCCTGCTGGGCAAGGAAGACCTCGTCCGCGCTCACCTCGGCAACGACGCCTCCAACAAGCAAATCGCCATTCAACACTGCCCCGAAGTCATCGAGATGGACGACTCGCCGGTCGAGGCGCTTCGCCAGAAAAAGAACTCCTCGATCATGATCATGGCGAAGCTCGCCTCCGAGCGCGCGGTTGATGCCGTCATCAGCGCCGGCAACACCGGCGCTTGTGCTGCGGCCTGCCAGCTCAAGATGCGCACGCTCGCCGGCTTGCAGCGCCCGGGCATCGCCGTCGTGCTGCCCTCGTTTCACGGGCCGCTGACGGTGTGCGATGTCGGGGCCAACGTCGCGCCGAAGCCGCACCATTTGTTGCAATACGCCCAGATGGCGTCGGCCTACGCCGAGGCGGTGTTGAAGATCAAAGGCCCGCGCGTCGGCCTGCTCTCAATCGGCAGCGAGGAGGTCAAGGGCAGCCCCCTGGTGAAGCAGACGCACGAACTGCTCAAGCAGGATCCGTCGGTTAATTTCGTCGGCAACATCGAAGGGCGCGAGCTGTTCAACGGCGCGTGCGAAGTGGCCGTGTGCGACGGGTTCGTGGGCAACGTCGTGTTGAAGCTGGTGGAGGGGCTAAGCCACGGCATTTTTGAAACGATCAAGCATGAGATCGAGCAGGAAGACGCCGAATTGGCTCATCGTTTCGAGCCGGTCGTCAAGAAAATCTGGGCGCGCCACGACTACAGCGAATACGGCGGCGCGCCGCTGCTGGGGGTCGATGGCGTCTGCATCATCTGCCACGGCAGCAGCGATCGTCGCGCGATCAAGAACGCCGTCCGCGTCAGCGTGGATTACGTCAAATCCGGCGTCAACGAGATGATTCTAAGCCGGCTCACGGAGGAAGTGGCGAATGCCTAG
- the fabG gene encoding 3-oxoacyl-[acyl-carrier-protein] reductase, which produces MADLIDRVAIVTGGSRGIGRATSLALAKAGATVVACARNTERLGSLSAEAADARCIGKIVSRALDVTDAVKVEKWIDDVATDLGRIDILVNNAGITRDGLLMNMTDEQFDEVLNTNLRSVFLMTRAASKYMVRARWGRIINITSISGVMGNAGQANYAASKAGVIGLTKSVAKELARRGVTCNAIAPGFINTDMTSVLSEKVKEQVRPLIPLQRFGEPEEVAAAVAFLASPAAGYINGQILAVDGGLRM; this is translated from the coding sequence ATGGCGGACTTGATCGACCGAGTGGCAATTGTGACGGGCGGATCGCGCGGCATCGGCCGTGCGACGAGCCTGGCGCTGGCGAAGGCGGGCGCGACGGTGGTGGCCTGTGCCCGCAACACGGAGCGGCTCGGTTCGCTCTCGGCGGAGGCGGCGGACGCGCGCTGCATCGGCAAGATCGTGTCCCGCGCCTTGGACGTGACCGACGCGGTCAAGGTTGAAAAGTGGATCGACGACGTCGCCACCGATCTGGGGCGCATCGACATCCTCGTCAACAACGCCGGCATCACGCGCGACGGGCTGCTCATGAACATGACCGACGAGCAGTTTGACGAAGTGCTGAACACCAATCTGCGCAGCGTGTTCCTCATGACCCGGGCGGCCAGCAAGTACATGGTCCGGGCGCGGTGGGGTCGCATCATCAACATTACGAGCATCAGCGGTGTGATGGGCAATGCCGGGCAGGCGAACTACGCGGCCAGCAAGGCTGGCGTGATCGGTCTGACCAAGAGCGTGGCCAAGGAACTGGCCCGCCGCGGCGTCACGTGCAACGCGATCGCACCGGGTTTCATCAACACCGACATGACGAGCGTCTTGTCTGAAAAGGTCAAGGAGCAGGTCCGCCCGCTGATTCCGCTCCAACGGTTCGGTGAGCCGGAGGAAGTGGCCGCCGCCGTGGCGTTTCTGGCGTCGCCAGCCGCGGGCTACATCAACGGGCAGATTCTGGCCGTTGACGGTGGATTACGGATGTAA
- a CDS encoding thiazole synthase, with protein sequence MDPQSLKIGDLSFRSRLFVGTGKYATYELMRECLAASGCEVVTVAVRRERLFDAQNRSLLDFIDTKRYTILPNTAGCFTADDAIRVARLGRELLEQINNPGANWVKVEVLHDKKTLLPDPLGTLEATRELLKDGFKVMVYTSDDVAAACRLKEAGATSVMPAGSPIGSGQGILNPNNIRIILEMLKEGDPDYPVIVDAGVGTASDVTRAMELGADGVLLNTGIASANDPVAMAVAMKHALTAGYFAARAGRIPRKLYASASSPVEGTIVY encoded by the coding sequence ATGGATCCGCAATCGTTGAAAATCGGCGACTTGTCTTTTCGCTCGCGCTTGTTCGTCGGCACGGGCAAGTACGCGACGTATGAGCTGATGCGCGAGTGCCTCGCCGCCAGCGGCTGCGAAGTCGTCACCGTCGCCGTGCGGCGCGAGCGCCTGTTCGACGCGCAGAACCGCAGCCTGCTTGATTTCATCGACACGAAGAGATACACGATCCTGCCGAACACGGCCGGTTGTTTCACCGCTGACGATGCCATACGTGTGGCACGACTGGGGCGCGAGCTGCTCGAACAGATCAACAACCCCGGCGCGAACTGGGTCAAAGTCGAGGTGCTGCACGACAAGAAGACGCTCCTCCCTGATCCGCTCGGCACGCTCGAGGCGACGCGCGAACTGCTCAAGGACGGCTTCAAGGTGATGGTCTACACCAGCGACGACGTCGCCGCTGCGTGTCGACTCAAGGAGGCCGGCGCGACCAGCGTCATGCCCGCCGGCAGCCCGATCGGCAGCGGCCAGGGCATTCTCAACCCCAACAACATCCGCATCATTCTGGAGATGCTCAAGGAGGGAGACCCGGATTACCCCGTCATCGTCGATGCCGGCGTCGGAACAGCCAGTGACGTGACCCGCGCCATGGAACTGGGCGCCGACGGCGTCCTGCTCAACACCGGTATCGCCTCGGCGAATGACCCGGTCGCCATGGCCGTCGCCATGAAACACGCACTGACCGCCGGCTACTTCGCCGCCCGCGCCGGCCGCATCCCGCGAAAGCTTTACGCCAGCGCGAGCTCGCCCGTCGAGGGGACGATTGTTTATTAG
- the acpP gene encoding acyl carrier protein, which yields MATQEEIKEKVVKIVAEQMGVKESEINMETSFVNDLNADSLDTVELVMEFEDEFEISIPDEEAEKIQTVGHAVEYIAKHQKKE from the coding sequence GTGGCTACACAGGAAGAGATCAAGGAAAAGGTCGTCAAAATCGTCGCCGAGCAGATGGGCGTTAAGGAGAGCGAGATCAACATGGAGACCTCGTTCGTCAACGACTTGAACGCCGACTCGCTCGACACGGTGGAGTTGGTCATGGAGTTCGAGGACGAGTTCGAGATCAGCATTCCCGACGAGGAGGCCGAGAAGATCCAGACGGTCGGTCACGCGGTGGAGTACATCGCCAAGCACCAGAAGAAGGAATGA
- a CDS encoding glycosyltransferase family 39 protein: protein MANEHSIEDLTGGVTSAARRIDRACKAIVFLATLAIGLPRIAQGGLGWSDAPNHLFDGVFLLEFLRAQPLEAARQWAEQFYLRHPILGIIVYYPPGYAMVEAGIFSILGVSVFAARLTVLLFALGATQLAYALGRRWFDRATGLFAALLLVTCPHGRLWLADVMLEWPATFWILAALYAYQKDRDTRRPWWTLAWGAAVVMAFLTKQTAGFILPVMLLHALIEDVRAWREARRSKREPESAKSQKRPSAMDGLPASSLATSQHPAYLARPTMWISLGISSAVIATYSAFARPYAALPVLLLKPNLDFSGMAHWPAEILGWPLLPIAALGFLTLLIGTWRGPRGLILLWFVAWTGFSLVIAAKEPRYFFFSIAPLCLAAPRFLMRAGRRDEADSTDRPLAWRTDGPRLVLLTLLVVAQAALSLQKDTGPLPDYTSAVAALAERPDADVVLVDAVRDGQFILDAYRNPSTRERIIPLRASKVLYARAAREKYNYQQFVNTPGEIVDLLNRYGIRYLVIESQLPDTPYRDADPPPRQMLRDLLATDARFKLIAKQPLRCNDPAWRDVELRVYAYPECPPRATDSIKLSFPAMNRDVELMLPRTPAQNDL, encoded by the coding sequence TTGGCGAACGAACATTCCATCGAAGACCTGACCGGCGGCGTGACGAGCGCCGCGCGGCGCATCGATCGCGCCTGCAAGGCGATCGTATTCCTCGCGACGCTCGCCATCGGCCTGCCGCGCATCGCGCAGGGCGGGTTGGGCTGGTCCGACGCGCCGAACCACCTCTTCGACGGCGTGTTCCTGCTGGAGTTTCTTCGCGCGCAGCCCCTGGAGGCGGCGCGGCAATGGGCCGAGCAGTTCTACCTGCGCCATCCGATCCTCGGCATCATCGTCTACTATCCGCCGGGCTACGCGATGGTCGAGGCAGGCATCTTTTCGATCCTTGGCGTAAGCGTTTTCGCGGCAAGGTTGACGGTACTGCTGTTCGCGCTCGGCGCGACGCAATTGGCATATGCGCTTGGCCGGCGATGGTTCGATCGCGCCACCGGCCTGTTCGCCGCGCTGCTTCTCGTGACCTGTCCGCACGGTCGCTTGTGGCTGGCCGATGTCATGCTGGAATGGCCGGCGACGTTCTGGATTCTCGCGGCGCTTTATGCCTATCAGAAAGATCGCGACACGCGGCGGCCGTGGTGGACGCTGGCATGGGGCGCGGCCGTCGTGATGGCGTTCCTGACGAAGCAGACCGCCGGATTCATTCTGCCGGTGATGCTGCTGCACGCACTGATCGAGGACGTTCGTGCGTGGCGGGAGGCGCGGCGCAGCAAGCGCGAACCGGAATCAGCGAAATCCCAAAAGCGACCGTCCGCCATGGATGGGCTTCCGGCGTCCTCGTTGGCGACTTCGCAACACCCGGCGTATCTCGCCCGTCCCACGATGTGGATTTCGCTGGGCATTTCAAGTGCCGTTATTGCGACATACTCCGCATTCGCGCGGCCCTACGCCGCGCTGCCGGTGCTGCTCTTGAAGCCCAATCTCGACTTCTCCGGCATGGCGCACTGGCCCGCGGAGATCCTCGGCTGGCCGCTGCTGCCCATCGCCGCTTTAGGCTTCCTCACGCTGCTGATCGGCACGTGGCGCGGGCCGCGCGGCCTGATCCTGCTCTGGTTCGTCGCGTGGACCGGCTTCTCGCTCGTCATCGCCGCGAAGGAGCCGCGGTACTTCTTCTTCTCCATCGCTCCACTGTGCCTCGCCGCGCCGCGATTCCTGATGCGCGCCGGCCGCAGGGATGAAGCCGATTCGACCGATCGACCGCTGGCGTGGCGGACCGACGGCCCGCGCCTCGTCCTCCTGACGCTGCTGGTTGTCGCGCAAGCCGCGTTGAGCCTCCAGAAGGACACCGGCCCCCTGCCGGATTACACCAGCGCCGTCGCCGCGCTGGCCGAGCGGCCCGATGCCGACGTGGTGCTGGTCGATGCCGTGCGCGACGGGCAGTTCATCCTCGACGCCTATCGCAACCCATCGACGCGCGAGCGGATCATTCCGCTGCGCGCGAGCAAGGTGCTCTACGCCCGGGCGGCGCGGGAAAAATACAATTACCAGCAATTCGTCAACACCCCCGGCGAGATCGTCGACCTGCTCAACCGCTACGGCATTCGTTACCTCGTCATCGAGTCGCAACTGCCCGACACACCCTATCGCGACGCGGATCCGCCGCCGCGGCAGATGCTGCGCGACCTGCTCGCGACCGACGCGCGTTTCAAACTCATCGCGAAACAGCCGCTGCGCTGCAACGACCCGGCGTGGCGCGATGTCGAGCTGCGCGTGTACGCCTATCCCGAATGCCCGCCGCGCGCCACCGACTCCATCAAGCTCTCGTTCCCGGCAATGAACCGCGATGTGGAATTGATGCTGCCGCGTACGCCGGCGCAAAACGATTTGTAG
- the thiS gene encoding sulfur carrier protein ThiS: MIKTTIQITVNGESVALDAPATVATLIAKRQPRPPFAVEVNKKLVRRASYEATPLANGDTVEIVTLVGGG, from the coding sequence ATGATCAAAACCACCATTCAAATCACCGTGAACGGCGAATCGGTCGCGCTCGACGCGCCGGCCACCGTGGCGACCTTGATCGCGAAGCGTCAGCCGCGCCCGCCGTTCGCCGTGGAGGTGAACAAGAAACTCGTCCGCCGCGCGTCGTATGAGGCGACCCCTCTCGCGAACGGCGACACGGTGGAAATCGTAACCCTGGTCGGCGGCGGGTAA